In a genomic window of Sphingomonas koreensis:
- a CDS encoding YybH family protein, with protein sequence MLTTLMIAAAAQASFTATLERHVAAIPKRDFTEIEATITRGDRLELILPNGKRMTTRAEFLAFHREFFADKSWSMRFERQSLIEGKDIAIATYRTYFSSSDEGKPVNTSSWLTLTFRREGGEWRLVHDQNTRIPAS encoded by the coding sequence ATGCTCACCACGCTGATGATCGCCGCCGCCGCCCAGGCAAGCTTTACCGCGACGCTCGAACGACACGTCGCCGCCATCCCAAAGCGCGACTTTACGGAGATCGAGGCGACGATCACCAGGGGCGACCGGCTCGAGCTGATCCTTCCCAATGGCAAGCGCATGACCACGCGGGCCGAATTCCTTGCCTTCCACCGCGAATTCTTTGCGGACAAGAGCTGGTCGATGCGCTTCGAACGCCAGTCGCTGATCGAGGGCAAGGACATCGCGATCGCCACCTACCGCACCTACTTTTCCTCGTCCGACGAGGGAAAGCCGGTCAACACCAGCAGCTGGCTCACGCTCACCTTCCGCCGGGAAGGCGGCGAATGGCGGCTGGTTCACGACCAGAATACGCGCATTCCGGCCAGCTGA
- a CDS encoding polysaccharide deacetylase family protein codes for MKWIAAFCGFLLTLAPAAAQKRIAISFDDTPRHAGGFMPPDARAKMLVQSLRKARVKQAAFFVTVGNLEKAGFGNGAANIAAYVAAGHVIANHSFAHQRLSGMTAEAYLADIDRAGTWLKDRPGYRPWFRFPFLDEGGKDKAKRDVVRAGLKARGLSNGYVTAESVDWFIDDQAMAAKKAGKRVDLDALRDLYVESHVEAAEFYDGLMVKAVGRQPVQMLLLHENDVAAMFLDELVAALRAKGWEIVTADAAYADPLGALVPDAPIAQGTLTEALAWQKGLPAPRWYARNDPDLMGPLFRRRVLGEAE; via the coding sequence ATGAAATGGATCGCGGCATTTTGCGGATTTCTGCTGACGCTCGCTCCCGCCGCCGCGCAGAAACGGATCGCGATCAGCTTCGATGATACCCCGCGCCATGCGGGCGGTTTCATGCCCCCCGATGCGCGGGCGAAGATGCTGGTCCAGTCGCTGCGCAAGGCCAGGGTCAAGCAGGCCGCCTTCTTCGTCACCGTCGGCAATCTGGAAAAGGCGGGCTTTGGCAATGGCGCCGCGAACATCGCAGCCTATGTCGCCGCCGGCCATGTCATCGCCAACCACAGCTTCGCGCATCAACGGCTGAGCGGGATGACGGCTGAGGCGTATCTTGCCGATATCGACCGCGCCGGGACTTGGCTCAAGGATCGCCCCGGTTACCGCCCCTGGTTCCGCTTCCCGTTTCTCGACGAAGGCGGCAAGGACAAGGCCAAGCGCGACGTCGTGCGTGCGGGGCTCAAGGCGCGCGGCCTGTCCAACGGCTATGTCACCGCCGAATCGGTCGATTGGTTCATCGACGATCAGGCGATGGCGGCTAAAAAGGCCGGGAAGCGCGTCGATCTGGATGCGCTGCGCGACCTCTATGTCGAAAGCCATGTTGAGGCCGCCGAATTCTATGACGGGCTGATGGTGAAGGCCGTCGGCCGTCAGCCCGTCCAGATGCTGCTGCTGCACGAGAACGACGTTGCGGCGATGTTCTTGGACGAGTTGGTCGCGGCGCTGCGGGCGAAGGGGTGGGAGATCGTCACCGCCGACGCCGCCTATGCCGATCCGCTCGGCGCGCTGGTTCCCGACGCTCCCATCGCTCAGGGCACGCTGACCGAGGCGTTGGCCTGGCAGAAAGGTCTGCCCGCGCCGCGCTGGTACGCGCGCAACGATCCCGATCTCATGGGCCCGCTCTTCCGCCGCCGCGTGCTGGGCGAGGCGGAATGA
- a CDS encoding acyl-CoA dehydrogenase family protein — MEQFDLNEDQRAIQEMARKFTADAITPHAAEWDEKHIFPRETVKAAAELGFGAIYVSEESGGIGLGRLESALIMEAMAYGCPATSAFISIHNMASWMIDRFGSQAVKDKYLPRLVTADWLASYCLTEPSSGSDAAALKTTAKRDGDHFIVNGSKQFISGAGENELYVTMVRTGADGPKGISCLAIEKDMPGVSFGANERKLGWHAQPTRQVTFDNVRVPVENLVGGEGEGFRIAMMGLDGGRLNIGACSLGGAQRCLDEAVQYTKDRKQFGSAIADFQNTQFMLADMATELEAARALLYLAAAKVTSNAPDKTKFAAMAKRFATDTGSSVVDRALQLHGGYGYLMDYPIERFWRDLRVHSILEGTNQVMRMIVGRELTRQ, encoded by the coding sequence ATGGAGCAGTTCGATCTCAACGAAGACCAGCGCGCGATCCAGGAGATGGCGCGCAAGTTCACCGCGGACGCGATCACCCCGCACGCCGCCGAGTGGGACGAGAAGCACATCTTCCCGCGTGAGACAGTGAAGGCCGCGGCCGAACTCGGCTTCGGCGCGATCTATGTCTCCGAGGAGAGCGGCGGGATCGGCCTCGGTCGGCTCGAATCGGCGCTGATCATGGAGGCGATGGCCTATGGCTGTCCCGCGACCAGCGCGTTCATCTCGATCCACAATATGGCGAGCTGGATGATCGACCGTTTCGGGTCGCAGGCGGTGAAGGACAAGTATCTGCCCCGGCTCGTCACCGCCGACTGGCTGGCGAGTTACTGCCTGACCGAGCCGTCCTCGGGCTCCGATGCTGCCGCGCTCAAGACCACGGCGAAGCGTGACGGGGATCACTTCATCGTCAACGGCTCGAAGCAATTCATCTCCGGTGCGGGCGAGAACGAGCTTTATGTCACCATGGTCCGCACCGGCGCCGACGGCCCCAAGGGCATTTCGTGCCTCGCGATCGAAAAGGACATGCCCGGCGTCAGCTTCGGCGCCAATGAGCGCAAGTTGGGTTGGCATGCGCAGCCAACACGCCAGGTGACGTTCGACAATGTCCGCGTGCCCGTAGAAAATCTCGTCGGCGGCGAGGGGGAGGGCTTCCGTATCGCCATGATGGGGCTCGACGGCGGGCGGCTCAACATCGGCGCCTGCTCGCTCGGCGGGGCGCAGCGCTGCCTCGACGAAGCGGTGCAGTACACCAAGGACCGCAAGCAGTTCGGCTCGGCGATCGCCGATTTCCAGAACACTCAGTTCATGCTCGCCGACATGGCGACCGAGCTGGAGGCTGCGCGCGCGCTGCTTTACCTCGCCGCGGCCAAGGTGACTTCGAACGCGCCCGACAAGACCAAGTTCGCGGCGATGGCCAAGCGTTTCGCGACCGATACCGGATCGTCGGTGGTCGATCGCGCGCTTCAGCTCCATGGCGGCTATGGCTACCTCATGGACTATCCGATCGAACGCTTCTGGCGCGACCTGCGCGTCCATTCGATCCTCGAGGGCACCAATCAGGTGATGCGGATGATCGTCGGACGGGAGTTGACCCGCCAGTGA
- a CDS encoding enoyl-CoA hydratase/isomerase family protein: protein MSDVLISVEGQVGRIRLNRPKAIHALNTGMCAAILDALISWRDDTAVEVVMIDHAEGRGFCAGGDIRMIAESGAGDGSAARDFFRVEYRMNHALFTYAKPVVAFMDGITMGGGVGISQPAKYRVATENTKLAMPETGIGLFPDVGGGWYLSRLAGRTGQYLALTGHRLDGAECLALGLASHYLHSEALEDAKARIIADPQAIDAVLDALSSPAPDARILAHRGAIDRLFASDRLEDVLAALEADGGEWAAQQLATLRTKSPQTMKVSLKLLLDGKTMPTFEDEMRQEFAVGSHVVQRHDFIEGVRALIIDKDNAPKWNPANVEEVSDHLIDQIFAPLSADQQWEP from the coding sequence ATGAGCGATGTCCTGATTTCGGTCGAAGGCCAGGTCGGTCGCATCCGGCTCAACCGGCCCAAGGCAATCCATGCACTCAACACCGGTATGTGCGCCGCAATCCTGGATGCGCTGATTTCATGGCGCGACGATACCGCGGTCGAGGTGGTGATGATCGATCACGCCGAGGGCCGGGGTTTCTGCGCCGGCGGCGATATCCGCATGATCGCTGAGAGTGGCGCGGGCGACGGCAGCGCGGCGCGCGACTTCTTCCGGGTCGAATACCGGATGAATCATGCGCTGTTCACCTATGCCAAGCCGGTCGTCGCCTTCATGGACGGCATCACGATGGGCGGCGGTGTCGGGATTTCGCAGCCGGCCAAGTATCGGGTGGCAACCGAGAATACCAAGCTGGCGATGCCGGAGACCGGGATCGGCCTGTTCCCCGATGTCGGCGGCGGCTGGTATCTCTCGCGGCTTGCGGGGCGCACCGGCCAGTATCTCGCACTGACCGGGCACCGCCTCGACGGCGCCGAGTGCCTCGCGCTGGGGTTGGCGAGCCACTACCTCCATTCCGAAGCGCTGGAAGATGCCAAGGCGCGGATCATCGCTGATCCTCAGGCGATCGATGCGGTGCTGGACGCGCTGTCCTCGCCCGCGCCCGATGCCCGTATCCTTGCCCATCGCGGCGCGATCGACCGTCTCTTCGCATCGGACAGGCTTGAAGACGTGCTCGCCGCGCTCGAAGCGGATGGCGGCGAATGGGCGGCGCAGCAGCTCGCGACGCTGCGCACCAAGTCGCCGCAGACGATGAAGGTCAGCCTCAAGCTGCTGCTCGACGGCAAGACCATGCCGACCTTCGAGGACGAAATGCGGCAGGAGTTCGCAGTCGGCAGCCATGTCGTGCAGCGCCACGATTTCATCGAGGGCGTCCGCGCGCTGATCATCGACAAGGACAATGCGCCGAAATGGAATCCGGCGAATGTCGAGGAGGTGAGCGATCATCTGATCGACCAGATTTTTGCCCCTTTGTCCGCGGATCAACAATGGGAGCCCTGA